Proteins from a genomic interval of Phalacrocorax aristotelis chromosome 3, bGulAri2.1, whole genome shotgun sequence:
- the CHGB gene encoding secretogranin-1 isoform X2 translates to MEGKEMSPSHHSEESSILDLLSVCDLAERFLPLHSSENSEELFCSVDTFTSPPTGVSAVPVEDDHIEEVTRCIVEVLSNALSKPNAPLINPECKEILKKSGRNDRERSENKQLEVRYLKDPAEIEKHHTRSMEKEQSQAKEESKKYVKGSDEEKLAHEEGKSKEEEDGHHIIPIQEERVHTEETKHSQEIRREEENSYHSEEESKESKRHDKEVEHAVLSKKSHYGGTSTEEFPDGNDKRSMGHWHSEERMQSPYKRIYEGEEEEERSEKYHHESKERDFSHQQENEESDESEETEEEMQPYKTEYYHGKHRMGESSEEKRGRGGEKEELAEESNTEEAHLWDERSHHQKHHEKSEQEREEKGGYRGKHGSEEVEEKRHADQGSDYRERSQQSEETSEEENKQHRHSEENDEKWREERRHHDGSHEARRHHSEGRTYFGDESEEALDRYLSGGSKEKQHRAGGRYRLWDNEDEGSQKAHAREHKGQARRHYSTEDSVEQQRYPGNSEEEEEVEKQHHSSDQLENEEENMEEGRYTEREEYRSLLPAEDEKRTMASYSAFYPLLWWKSRHFEKRDSAGQQILEGKEEGTPTLNEKSLFPEYNGYDWWERKQILSALNHGRTEKRNRSKTNRYDMKRQYNKMDQLAQLLSYRKKSAEFPELYSSGEDMKKRHVIRNDRGSLSQRPLTEEEEKELENLTAMDLELQKIAEKFNDHQRG, encoded by the exons gTGTCAGTGCCGTTCCAGTGGAAGATGACCATATTGAAGAA gTAACACGGTGCATAGTGGAAGTTCTGTCCAATGCTCTATCTAAGCCAAATGCACCACTGATTAATCCTGAATGCAAAGAAATCCTGAAGAAGA GTGGTAGAAATGACAGAGAGAgaagtgaaaacaaacaacttgaagtgaggtatttgaaagaccCAGCAGAAATTGAAAAACATCATACCAGGAGCATGGAGAAAGAACAAAGTCAGGCAAAAGAGGAATCTAAAAAGTACGTGAAAGGAAGCGATGAGGAGAAACTTGCTCATGAGGAAGGTAAAagcaaggaagaggaggatggaCACCACATCATACCTATTCAAGAAGAGAGAGTTCATACAGAAGAAACGAAACACTCTCAGGAAATtagaagagaggaggagaatAGCTACCAcagtgaagaagaaagcaaagagagcAAGCGTCATGACAAAGAGGTAGAGCATGCTGTTCTCAGCAAGAAGTCCCACTATGGAGGTACAAGCACAGAGGAGTTCCCTGATGGGAATGATAAGCGCTCCATGGGCCACTGGCATTCAGAGGAGAGAATGCAGAGCCCGTACAAAAGAATTTATGAaggtgaagaggaggaagaaagaagtgaaaaataccACCATGAGTCTAAGGAACGTGATTTCTCCCATCAGCAAGAGAATGAAGAATCTGATGAGAGTGaagaaacagaggaggaaaTGCAACCTTACAAAACCGAATATTATCATGGGAAGCATAGAATGGGTGAATCCTCTGAAGAGAAGAGGGGCCGTGGTGGTGAGAAAGAGGAACTAGCTGAGGAATCAAACACAGAGGAGGCCCATCTCTGGGATGAAAGGAGCCACCATCAGAAACATCATGAAAAGTCTGAGCAGGAGCGTGAGGAGAAGGGCGGTTATCGTGGGAAGCATGGGTCTgaagaggtggaggagaagAGGCATGCAGACCAGGGAAGTGATTACAGAGAAAGATCGCAGCAGAGTGAAGAGAccagtgaagaagaaaacaagcagcatcgccacagtgaagaaaatgatgaGAAATGGCGTGAGGAGAGGAGACACCATGATGGATCACATGAGGCAAGGAGGCACCATTCTGAGGGAAGGACATATTTTGGAGATGAAAGTGAGGAAGCGCTGGACAGGTATCTCAGCGGTGGCagcaaagagaagcagcatCGTGCTGGAGGGAGATACCGCTTGTGGGACAATGAAGATGAAGGGTCGCAGAAAGCACACGCTCGAGAGCACAAAGGGCAGGCCAGAAGGCACTACAGCACTGAGGACAGTGTAGAGCAGCAGCGCTACCCTGGCaacagtgaggaggaggaagaagtagaAAAGCAGCATCACAGCAGTGATCAGTTGGAAAATGAAGAGGAGAATATGGAGGAGGGAAGATatacagagagagaagagtACAGAAGCCTTCTCCCTGCAGAGGATGAGAAGAGAACCATGGCATCCTACAGCGCTTTCTACCCACTGCTGTGGTGGAAAAGTCGACACTTTGAGAAAAGGGACAGCGCAGGACAGCAGATTCTGGAGGGCAAAGAGGAAGGCACACCCACCCTGAATGAGAAGAGTCTTTTTCCTGAATATAATGGCTATGACtggtgggagagaaagcaaatcCTAAGTGCTCTGAACCATGGACGCACTGAGAAGAGGAATCGTAGCAAAACGAACCGATATGATATGAAAAGGCAGTACAACAAGATGGATCAACTTGCACAACTTCTGAGTTACAGGAAGAAATCAGCTGAATTCCCAGAGTTGTACAGTTCTGGAGAAGACATGAAAAAACGTCATGTAATCAGGAATGACAGAGGAAGTCTGAGCCAGAGGCCTCTGACAGAAGAGGAG GAAAAGGAACTGGAAAACCTGACTGCTATGGATTTGGAGCTGCAGAAAATAGCCGAGAAGTTTAATGACCACCAGAGAGGCTGA
- the CHGB gene encoding secretogranin-1 isoform X3, producing MGRLVLLGLLGAVALAGVSAVPVEDDHIEEVVTRCIVEVLSNALSKPNAPLINPECKEILKKSGRNDRERSENKQLEVRYLKDPAEIEKHHTRSMEKEQSQAKEESKKYVKGSDEEKLAHEEGKSKEEEDGHHIIPIQEERVHTEETKHSQEIRREEENSYHSEEESKESKRHDKEVEHAVLSKKSHYGGTSTEEFPDGNDKRSMGHWHSEERMQSPYKRIYEGEEEEERSEKYHHESKERDFSHQQENEESDESEETEEEMQPYKTEYYHGKHRMGESSEEKRGRGGEKEELAEESNTEEAHLWDERSHHQKHHEKSEQEREEKGGYRGKHGSEEVEEKRHADQGSDYRERSQQSEETSEEENKQHRHSEENDEKWREERRHHDGSHEARRHHSEGRTYFGDESEEALDRYLSGGSKEKQHRAGGRYRLWDNEDEGSQKAHAREHKGQARRHYSTEDSVEQQRYPGNSEEEEEVEKQHHSSDQLENEEENMEEGRYTEREEYRSLLPAEDEKRTMASYSAFYPLLWWKSRHFEKRDSAGQQILEGKEEGTPTLNEKSLFPEYNGYDWWERKQILSALNHGRTEKRNRSKTNRYDMKRQYNKMDQLAQLLSYRKKSAEFPELYSSGEDMKKRHVIRNDRGSLSQRPLTEEEEKELENLTAMDLELQKIAEKFNDHQRG from the exons ATGGGGCGGTTGGTGCTGCTCGGCCTCCTGGGGGCCGTCGCCTTGGCAG gTGTCAGTGCCGTTCCAGTGGAAGATGACCATATTGAAGAAGTG gTAACACGGTGCATAGTGGAAGTTCTGTCCAATGCTCTATCTAAGCCAAATGCACCACTGATTAATCCTGAATGCAAAGAAATCCTGAAGAAGA GTGGTAGAAATGACAGAGAGAgaagtgaaaacaaacaacttgaagtgaggtatttgaaagaccCAGCAGAAATTGAAAAACATCATACCAGGAGCATGGAGAAAGAACAAAGTCAGGCAAAAGAGGAATCTAAAAAGTACGTGAAAGGAAGCGATGAGGAGAAACTTGCTCATGAGGAAGGTAAAagcaaggaagaggaggatggaCACCACATCATACCTATTCAAGAAGAGAGAGTTCATACAGAAGAAACGAAACACTCTCAGGAAATtagaagagaggaggagaatAGCTACCAcagtgaagaagaaagcaaagagagcAAGCGTCATGACAAAGAGGTAGAGCATGCTGTTCTCAGCAAGAAGTCCCACTATGGAGGTACAAGCACAGAGGAGTTCCCTGATGGGAATGATAAGCGCTCCATGGGCCACTGGCATTCAGAGGAGAGAATGCAGAGCCCGTACAAAAGAATTTATGAaggtgaagaggaggaagaaagaagtgaaaaataccACCATGAGTCTAAGGAACGTGATTTCTCCCATCAGCAAGAGAATGAAGAATCTGATGAGAGTGaagaaacagaggaggaaaTGCAACCTTACAAAACCGAATATTATCATGGGAAGCATAGAATGGGTGAATCCTCTGAAGAGAAGAGGGGCCGTGGTGGTGAGAAAGAGGAACTAGCTGAGGAATCAAACACAGAGGAGGCCCATCTCTGGGATGAAAGGAGCCACCATCAGAAACATCATGAAAAGTCTGAGCAGGAGCGTGAGGAGAAGGGCGGTTATCGTGGGAAGCATGGGTCTgaagaggtggaggagaagAGGCATGCAGACCAGGGAAGTGATTACAGAGAAAGATCGCAGCAGAGTGAAGAGAccagtgaagaagaaaacaagcagcatcgccacagtgaagaaaatgatgaGAAATGGCGTGAGGAGAGGAGACACCATGATGGATCACATGAGGCAAGGAGGCACCATTCTGAGGGAAGGACATATTTTGGAGATGAAAGTGAGGAAGCGCTGGACAGGTATCTCAGCGGTGGCagcaaagagaagcagcatCGTGCTGGAGGGAGATACCGCTTGTGGGACAATGAAGATGAAGGGTCGCAGAAAGCACACGCTCGAGAGCACAAAGGGCAGGCCAGAAGGCACTACAGCACTGAGGACAGTGTAGAGCAGCAGCGCTACCCTGGCaacagtgaggaggaggaagaagtagaAAAGCAGCATCACAGCAGTGATCAGTTGGAAAATGAAGAGGAGAATATGGAGGAGGGAAGATatacagagagagaagagtACAGAAGCCTTCTCCCTGCAGAGGATGAGAAGAGAACCATGGCATCCTACAGCGCTTTCTACCCACTGCTGTGGTGGAAAAGTCGACACTTTGAGAAAAGGGACAGCGCAGGACAGCAGATTCTGGAGGGCAAAGAGGAAGGCACACCCACCCTGAATGAGAAGAGTCTTTTTCCTGAATATAATGGCTATGACtggtgggagagaaagcaaatcCTAAGTGCTCTGAACCATGGACGCACTGAGAAGAGGAATCGTAGCAAAACGAACCGATATGATATGAAAAGGCAGTACAACAAGATGGATCAACTTGCACAACTTCTGAGTTACAGGAAGAAATCAGCTGAATTCCCAGAGTTGTACAGTTCTGGAGAAGACATGAAAAAACGTCATGTAATCAGGAATGACAGAGGAAGTCTGAGCCAGAGGCCTCTGACAGAAGAGGAG GAAAAGGAACTGGAAAACCTGACTGCTATGGATTTGGAGCTGCAGAAAATAGCCGAGAAGTTTAATGACCACCAGAGAGGCTGA
- the CHGB gene encoding secretogranin-1 isoform X4 codes for MGRLVLLGLLGAVALAGVSAVPVEDDHIEEVTRCIVEVLSNALSKPNAPLINPECKEILKKSGRNDRERSENKQLEVRYLKDPAEIEKHHTRSMEKEQSQAKEESKKYVKGSDEEKLAHEEGKSKEEEDGHHIIPIQEERVHTEETKHSQEIRREEENSYHSEEESKESKRHDKEVEHAVLSKKSHYGGTSTEEFPDGNDKRSMGHWHSEERMQSPYKRIYEGEEEEERSEKYHHESKERDFSHQQENEESDESEETEEEMQPYKTEYYHGKHRMGESSEEKRGRGGEKEELAEESNTEEAHLWDERSHHQKHHEKSEQEREEKGGYRGKHGSEEVEEKRHADQGSDYRERSQQSEETSEEENKQHRHSEENDEKWREERRHHDGSHEARRHHSEGRTYFGDESEEALDRYLSGGSKEKQHRAGGRYRLWDNEDEGSQKAHAREHKGQARRHYSTEDSVEQQRYPGNSEEEEEVEKQHHSSDQLENEEENMEEGRYTEREEYRSLLPAEDEKRTMASYSAFYPLLWWKSRHFEKRDSAGQQILEGKEEGTPTLNEKSLFPEYNGYDWWERKQILSALNHGRTEKRNRSKTNRYDMKRQYNKMDQLAQLLSYRKKSAEFPELYSSGEDMKKRHVIRNDRGSLSQRPLTEEEEKELENLTAMDLELQKIAEKFNDHQRG; via the exons ATGGGGCGGTTGGTGCTGCTCGGCCTCCTGGGGGCCGTCGCCTTGGCAG gTGTCAGTGCCGTTCCAGTGGAAGATGACCATATTGAAGAA gTAACACGGTGCATAGTGGAAGTTCTGTCCAATGCTCTATCTAAGCCAAATGCACCACTGATTAATCCTGAATGCAAAGAAATCCTGAAGAAGA GTGGTAGAAATGACAGAGAGAgaagtgaaaacaaacaacttgaagtgaggtatttgaaagaccCAGCAGAAATTGAAAAACATCATACCAGGAGCATGGAGAAAGAACAAAGTCAGGCAAAAGAGGAATCTAAAAAGTACGTGAAAGGAAGCGATGAGGAGAAACTTGCTCATGAGGAAGGTAAAagcaaggaagaggaggatggaCACCACATCATACCTATTCAAGAAGAGAGAGTTCATACAGAAGAAACGAAACACTCTCAGGAAATtagaagagaggaggagaatAGCTACCAcagtgaagaagaaagcaaagagagcAAGCGTCATGACAAAGAGGTAGAGCATGCTGTTCTCAGCAAGAAGTCCCACTATGGAGGTACAAGCACAGAGGAGTTCCCTGATGGGAATGATAAGCGCTCCATGGGCCACTGGCATTCAGAGGAGAGAATGCAGAGCCCGTACAAAAGAATTTATGAaggtgaagaggaggaagaaagaagtgaaaaataccACCATGAGTCTAAGGAACGTGATTTCTCCCATCAGCAAGAGAATGAAGAATCTGATGAGAGTGaagaaacagaggaggaaaTGCAACCTTACAAAACCGAATATTATCATGGGAAGCATAGAATGGGTGAATCCTCTGAAGAGAAGAGGGGCCGTGGTGGTGAGAAAGAGGAACTAGCTGAGGAATCAAACACAGAGGAGGCCCATCTCTGGGATGAAAGGAGCCACCATCAGAAACATCATGAAAAGTCTGAGCAGGAGCGTGAGGAGAAGGGCGGTTATCGTGGGAAGCATGGGTCTgaagaggtggaggagaagAGGCATGCAGACCAGGGAAGTGATTACAGAGAAAGATCGCAGCAGAGTGAAGAGAccagtgaagaagaaaacaagcagcatcgccacagtgaagaaaatgatgaGAAATGGCGTGAGGAGAGGAGACACCATGATGGATCACATGAGGCAAGGAGGCACCATTCTGAGGGAAGGACATATTTTGGAGATGAAAGTGAGGAAGCGCTGGACAGGTATCTCAGCGGTGGCagcaaagagaagcagcatCGTGCTGGAGGGAGATACCGCTTGTGGGACAATGAAGATGAAGGGTCGCAGAAAGCACACGCTCGAGAGCACAAAGGGCAGGCCAGAAGGCACTACAGCACTGAGGACAGTGTAGAGCAGCAGCGCTACCCTGGCaacagtgaggaggaggaagaagtagaAAAGCAGCATCACAGCAGTGATCAGTTGGAAAATGAAGAGGAGAATATGGAGGAGGGAAGATatacagagagagaagagtACAGAAGCCTTCTCCCTGCAGAGGATGAGAAGAGAACCATGGCATCCTACAGCGCTTTCTACCCACTGCTGTGGTGGAAAAGTCGACACTTTGAGAAAAGGGACAGCGCAGGACAGCAGATTCTGGAGGGCAAAGAGGAAGGCACACCCACCCTGAATGAGAAGAGTCTTTTTCCTGAATATAATGGCTATGACtggtgggagagaaagcaaatcCTAAGTGCTCTGAACCATGGACGCACTGAGAAGAGGAATCGTAGCAAAACGAACCGATATGATATGAAAAGGCAGTACAACAAGATGGATCAACTTGCACAACTTCTGAGTTACAGGAAGAAATCAGCTGAATTCCCAGAGTTGTACAGTTCTGGAGAAGACATGAAAAAACGTCATGTAATCAGGAATGACAGAGGAAGTCTGAGCCAGAGGCCTCTGACAGAAGAGGAG GAAAAGGAACTGGAAAACCTGACTGCTATGGATTTGGAGCTGCAGAAAATAGCCGAGAAGTTTAATGACCACCAGAGAGGCTGA
- the CHGB gene encoding secretogranin-1 isoform X1, whose protein sequence is MEGKEMSPSHHSEESSILDLLSVCDLAERFLPLHSSENSEELFCSVDTFTSPPTGVSAVPVEDDHIEEVVTRCIVEVLSNALSKPNAPLINPECKEILKKSGRNDRERSENKQLEVRYLKDPAEIEKHHTRSMEKEQSQAKEESKKYVKGSDEEKLAHEEGKSKEEEDGHHIIPIQEERVHTEETKHSQEIRREEENSYHSEEESKESKRHDKEVEHAVLSKKSHYGGTSTEEFPDGNDKRSMGHWHSEERMQSPYKRIYEGEEEEERSEKYHHESKERDFSHQQENEESDESEETEEEMQPYKTEYYHGKHRMGESSEEKRGRGGEKEELAEESNTEEAHLWDERSHHQKHHEKSEQEREEKGGYRGKHGSEEVEEKRHADQGSDYRERSQQSEETSEEENKQHRHSEENDEKWREERRHHDGSHEARRHHSEGRTYFGDESEEALDRYLSGGSKEKQHRAGGRYRLWDNEDEGSQKAHAREHKGQARRHYSTEDSVEQQRYPGNSEEEEEVEKQHHSSDQLENEEENMEEGRYTEREEYRSLLPAEDEKRTMASYSAFYPLLWWKSRHFEKRDSAGQQILEGKEEGTPTLNEKSLFPEYNGYDWWERKQILSALNHGRTEKRNRSKTNRYDMKRQYNKMDQLAQLLSYRKKSAEFPELYSSGEDMKKRHVIRNDRGSLSQRPLTEEEEKELENLTAMDLELQKIAEKFNDHQRG, encoded by the exons gTGTCAGTGCCGTTCCAGTGGAAGATGACCATATTGAAGAAGTG gTAACACGGTGCATAGTGGAAGTTCTGTCCAATGCTCTATCTAAGCCAAATGCACCACTGATTAATCCTGAATGCAAAGAAATCCTGAAGAAGA GTGGTAGAAATGACAGAGAGAgaagtgaaaacaaacaacttgaagtgaggtatttgaaagaccCAGCAGAAATTGAAAAACATCATACCAGGAGCATGGAGAAAGAACAAAGTCAGGCAAAAGAGGAATCTAAAAAGTACGTGAAAGGAAGCGATGAGGAGAAACTTGCTCATGAGGAAGGTAAAagcaaggaagaggaggatggaCACCACATCATACCTATTCAAGAAGAGAGAGTTCATACAGAAGAAACGAAACACTCTCAGGAAATtagaagagaggaggagaatAGCTACCAcagtgaagaagaaagcaaagagagcAAGCGTCATGACAAAGAGGTAGAGCATGCTGTTCTCAGCAAGAAGTCCCACTATGGAGGTACAAGCACAGAGGAGTTCCCTGATGGGAATGATAAGCGCTCCATGGGCCACTGGCATTCAGAGGAGAGAATGCAGAGCCCGTACAAAAGAATTTATGAaggtgaagaggaggaagaaagaagtgaaaaataccACCATGAGTCTAAGGAACGTGATTTCTCCCATCAGCAAGAGAATGAAGAATCTGATGAGAGTGaagaaacagaggaggaaaTGCAACCTTACAAAACCGAATATTATCATGGGAAGCATAGAATGGGTGAATCCTCTGAAGAGAAGAGGGGCCGTGGTGGTGAGAAAGAGGAACTAGCTGAGGAATCAAACACAGAGGAGGCCCATCTCTGGGATGAAAGGAGCCACCATCAGAAACATCATGAAAAGTCTGAGCAGGAGCGTGAGGAGAAGGGCGGTTATCGTGGGAAGCATGGGTCTgaagaggtggaggagaagAGGCATGCAGACCAGGGAAGTGATTACAGAGAAAGATCGCAGCAGAGTGAAGAGAccagtgaagaagaaaacaagcagcatcgccacagtgaagaaaatgatgaGAAATGGCGTGAGGAGAGGAGACACCATGATGGATCACATGAGGCAAGGAGGCACCATTCTGAGGGAAGGACATATTTTGGAGATGAAAGTGAGGAAGCGCTGGACAGGTATCTCAGCGGTGGCagcaaagagaagcagcatCGTGCTGGAGGGAGATACCGCTTGTGGGACAATGAAGATGAAGGGTCGCAGAAAGCACACGCTCGAGAGCACAAAGGGCAGGCCAGAAGGCACTACAGCACTGAGGACAGTGTAGAGCAGCAGCGCTACCCTGGCaacagtgaggaggaggaagaagtagaAAAGCAGCATCACAGCAGTGATCAGTTGGAAAATGAAGAGGAGAATATGGAGGAGGGAAGATatacagagagagaagagtACAGAAGCCTTCTCCCTGCAGAGGATGAGAAGAGAACCATGGCATCCTACAGCGCTTTCTACCCACTGCTGTGGTGGAAAAGTCGACACTTTGAGAAAAGGGACAGCGCAGGACAGCAGATTCTGGAGGGCAAAGAGGAAGGCACACCCACCCTGAATGAGAAGAGTCTTTTTCCTGAATATAATGGCTATGACtggtgggagagaaagcaaatcCTAAGTGCTCTGAACCATGGACGCACTGAGAAGAGGAATCGTAGCAAAACGAACCGATATGATATGAAAAGGCAGTACAACAAGATGGATCAACTTGCACAACTTCTGAGTTACAGGAAGAAATCAGCTGAATTCCCAGAGTTGTACAGTTCTGGAGAAGACATGAAAAAACGTCATGTAATCAGGAATGACAGAGGAAGTCTGAGCCAGAGGCCTCTGACAGAAGAGGAG GAAAAGGAACTGGAAAACCTGACTGCTATGGATTTGGAGCTGCAGAAAATAGCCGAGAAGTTTAATGACCACCAGAGAGGCTGA
- the CHGB gene encoding secretogranin-1 isoform X5, whose protein sequence is MATLKKDEISTVTNYVTRCIVEVLSNALSKPNAPLINPECKEILKKSGRNDRERSENKQLEVRYLKDPAEIEKHHTRSMEKEQSQAKEESKKYVKGSDEEKLAHEEGKSKEEEDGHHIIPIQEERVHTEETKHSQEIRREEENSYHSEEESKESKRHDKEVEHAVLSKKSHYGGTSTEEFPDGNDKRSMGHWHSEERMQSPYKRIYEGEEEEERSEKYHHESKERDFSHQQENEESDESEETEEEMQPYKTEYYHGKHRMGESSEEKRGRGGEKEELAEESNTEEAHLWDERSHHQKHHEKSEQEREEKGGYRGKHGSEEVEEKRHADQGSDYRERSQQSEETSEEENKQHRHSEENDEKWREERRHHDGSHEARRHHSEGRTYFGDESEEALDRYLSGGSKEKQHRAGGRYRLWDNEDEGSQKAHAREHKGQARRHYSTEDSVEQQRYPGNSEEEEEVEKQHHSSDQLENEEENMEEGRYTEREEYRSLLPAEDEKRTMASYSAFYPLLWWKSRHFEKRDSAGQQILEGKEEGTPTLNEKSLFPEYNGYDWWERKQILSALNHGRTEKRNRSKTNRYDMKRQYNKMDQLAQLLSYRKKSAEFPELYSSGEDMKKRHVIRNDRGSLSQRPLTEEEEKELENLTAMDLELQKIAEKFNDHQRG, encoded by the exons ATGGCAACTTTGAAGAAAGATGAAATATCTACAGTTACCAACTAC gTAACACGGTGCATAGTGGAAGTTCTGTCCAATGCTCTATCTAAGCCAAATGCACCACTGATTAATCCTGAATGCAAAGAAATCCTGAAGAAGA GTGGTAGAAATGACAGAGAGAgaagtgaaaacaaacaacttgaagtgaggtatttgaaagaccCAGCAGAAATTGAAAAACATCATACCAGGAGCATGGAGAAAGAACAAAGTCAGGCAAAAGAGGAATCTAAAAAGTACGTGAAAGGAAGCGATGAGGAGAAACTTGCTCATGAGGAAGGTAAAagcaaggaagaggaggatggaCACCACATCATACCTATTCAAGAAGAGAGAGTTCATACAGAAGAAACGAAACACTCTCAGGAAATtagaagagaggaggagaatAGCTACCAcagtgaagaagaaagcaaagagagcAAGCGTCATGACAAAGAGGTAGAGCATGCTGTTCTCAGCAAGAAGTCCCACTATGGAGGTACAAGCACAGAGGAGTTCCCTGATGGGAATGATAAGCGCTCCATGGGCCACTGGCATTCAGAGGAGAGAATGCAGAGCCCGTACAAAAGAATTTATGAaggtgaagaggaggaagaaagaagtgaaaaataccACCATGAGTCTAAGGAACGTGATTTCTCCCATCAGCAAGAGAATGAAGAATCTGATGAGAGTGaagaaacagaggaggaaaTGCAACCTTACAAAACCGAATATTATCATGGGAAGCATAGAATGGGTGAATCCTCTGAAGAGAAGAGGGGCCGTGGTGGTGAGAAAGAGGAACTAGCTGAGGAATCAAACACAGAGGAGGCCCATCTCTGGGATGAAAGGAGCCACCATCAGAAACATCATGAAAAGTCTGAGCAGGAGCGTGAGGAGAAGGGCGGTTATCGTGGGAAGCATGGGTCTgaagaggtggaggagaagAGGCATGCAGACCAGGGAAGTGATTACAGAGAAAGATCGCAGCAGAGTGAAGAGAccagtgaagaagaaaacaagcagcatcgccacagtgaagaaaatgatgaGAAATGGCGTGAGGAGAGGAGACACCATGATGGATCACATGAGGCAAGGAGGCACCATTCTGAGGGAAGGACATATTTTGGAGATGAAAGTGAGGAAGCGCTGGACAGGTATCTCAGCGGTGGCagcaaagagaagcagcatCGTGCTGGAGGGAGATACCGCTTGTGGGACAATGAAGATGAAGGGTCGCAGAAAGCACACGCTCGAGAGCACAAAGGGCAGGCCAGAAGGCACTACAGCACTGAGGACAGTGTAGAGCAGCAGCGCTACCCTGGCaacagtgaggaggaggaagaagtagaAAAGCAGCATCACAGCAGTGATCAGTTGGAAAATGAAGAGGAGAATATGGAGGAGGGAAGATatacagagagagaagagtACAGAAGCCTTCTCCCTGCAGAGGATGAGAAGAGAACCATGGCATCCTACAGCGCTTTCTACCCACTGCTGTGGTGGAAAAGTCGACACTTTGAGAAAAGGGACAGCGCAGGACAGCAGATTCTGGAGGGCAAAGAGGAAGGCACACCCACCCTGAATGAGAAGAGTCTTTTTCCTGAATATAATGGCTATGACtggtgggagagaaagcaaatcCTAAGTGCTCTGAACCATGGACGCACTGAGAAGAGGAATCGTAGCAAAACGAACCGATATGATATGAAAAGGCAGTACAACAAGATGGATCAACTTGCACAACTTCTGAGTTACAGGAAGAAATCAGCTGAATTCCCAGAGTTGTACAGTTCTGGAGAAGACATGAAAAAACGTCATGTAATCAGGAATGACAGAGGAAGTCTGAGCCAGAGGCCTCTGACAGAAGAGGAG GAAAAGGAACTGGAAAACCTGACTGCTATGGATTTGGAGCTGCAGAAAATAGCCGAGAAGTTTAATGACCACCAGAGAGGCTGA